The following is a genomic window from Niabella soli DSM 19437.
CCTCCGACCAGACAACGCACCTGAGATACCGGTTAACGAAGAAGGTATAGGAATAATAACAATCAGAAGATAGTGCAATGAAAATACAGAACAGCAACCATAAAGATATTGATGAGATTTTCAGGCTGTACCAGATTGCCACCGATTTTCAAAAGACCAAATTTAGCGTTCACTGGCCAGCATTTGAAAGAAGCCTCGTTGCCACCGAAATTGCCGAAAACCGGCAATGGAAAATGATCCTGGATGATACCATTGCCTGTGTTTGGGCTACAACCTTTGATGACCCTCAGATCTGGGAAGAACGCAATGCGGATCCTGCCGTATATATTCACCGGATAGCGACCCACCCTGATTTCAGGGGCAACAATTTTGTAGGATCTATTGTAGAATGGGCAAAACAATACGCTTTGGAAAATAAGAAAAAATTTATCCGGTTGGATACTGTGGGCGATAACCCAGGGCTTATCGCATACTATACCAGATCCGGCTTTGAGTTTTTAGGATTGTCAAAACTCAAAAACACAAAAGGGCTTCCCGCTCACTATGATAATGCAACCGTAAGCTTGTTTCAAATGGAAATTACTTTTGCTTAAGGATCTTAAGCCGGTGATTTTGTCCCCATTTGTTCATGGCTTCCAATACTTCTTTTAATGTTTCACTGTAAGGCGTCATGGCATAGCGCACCGTAACCGGTTTGGTGTCGCAAACCGTGCGGCTTACCAGCCCGTTCATTTCCAGCTCCTGCAGTTCTTTTGACAGGATGCGGGGCGAGATCCCGGCTTCTTTTGCCAGCGTGTTAAACGTGCGCGGACCATCTATTAAAATGGAGGTGAGCACCAGTTTCCATTTGCCGCCCACCACATCCAGGGTATCCCGGATGGCCAGCTTTGAAATTTTACAGGCTTCTGTTTTCTGCATACAATATTCTTTTTGTAACTACTATCCTTTTTGTAATAAGTAACAAAGGTATAGTAATTAGTTGGACTTTTGTGGCTGATTAAAAAAAACAAAGATCATGTCACAAAAAGCAATTAACATCACCGGATGGGTACTCACCATCATTTTAGGACTTTTATTCGCGATGAGCGCATCAATGAAACTCACACAAAACGCTTCAGCATTACAGCAGGCGGGCGCTATGGGGTTTTCACCCGAAACCTACCTGGCAATCGGGATTGTTGAGATCCTTTCGCTTATTCTTTTTATCATACCAAGAACCGCTATTATCGGGGCGTTGTTATTGGTGGCCTATATGGGCGGCGCTATTGCCACCCATGTACAACATCAACTACCCGCGGCAATGCCGGTTGCCATAGAAGCGCTGTTGTGGATTACGATCGCCATCCGCTTTCCGCGGGTAAGACAGCAACTGCTGTTACAATCGAAGTAAATGCTATTCCGTCTCCTTTCGTATTTGAGTGGTAGCTGGTTGTGGTTCCCGGATGGGCTGCACTATTTTTTGGGCGATCCGGGATACGTTGTATATAAGAAAGATGGTTACCCTGGCTGCGGCGAATTTTAATTAAATTAAACAGCGGTTTTAAATGAGGCCGTATCAAAAGCCGTCATTTCGAGCGAAACGTAGAGGAGTCGAGTAATCTTATCATATGTTTGGTATTGACCCTGAAATATCTCCGTTCCCTCAAATGCATTCGCGTGTGCGTCAAGATAAGGAACATGATTCAGGCGCTGTAAGCGCTGCGTGTTTATAGTATTCATGATTATCTACGCAACGTATCGGCTCTCCCGCCGCAGCCTATCGTGTGGACACAAAATATTGCTTTTTATATTTTTCTACTTTTTCCCCGATCAATCGGGGCCAAAAAGTAGCGCAAAAAGGGCAGGGTCAAACGAACGCCTCTGGCCGTTTGACCGCCCACGCCCACGAACCTACATTACGAAAAGTGGCAGCAAGGCCTTTTTGAAGGGGTTGGTCGAAGCCCCCGCTGGTTGATTGTTGTTCAGCCTTCTCTGCGCTGATCTTTTCCCTGCATAATTTGTCTGGATACAAAACATCTGTTGGGTAAAAAATAGGCGCCCCGGATCCGTTGATTTCCGAAGTTGCAATTACGTAAAAGAAATACCCCCAATGAAAAACAGTTGTTTGTTCCGAACGGATGCGGCTTAGAAGGGGGTTCCGCCGGACAGTGAAAGGACAAATCAAGCGGAATGGCGGTTTTGACGCCGCAAGCGACTTTTCAAAAATAGAACTGCAGGAAGGTGTCATAACCAGGCCTGTAGCGCAGATTGGTTCGGTTCCGCCGCAGCCCGGCCACGAAACAGGCGGCGGAATTCACCTTCCGGCGGAAAAAGATTTTTTGCTCCACTTTTTTATCGATTGATAAAAAGTGGAAAATATGCAATTA
Proteins encoded in this region:
- a CDS encoding GNAT family N-acetyltransferase; this encodes MKIQNSNHKDIDEIFRLYQIATDFQKTKFSVHWPAFERSLVATEIAENRQWKMILDDTIACVWATTFDDPQIWEERNADPAVYIHRIATHPDFRGNNFVGSIVEWAKQYALENKKKFIRLDTVGDNPGLIAYYTRSGFEFLGLSKLKNTKGLPAHYDNATVSLFQMEITFA
- a CDS encoding winged helix-turn-helix transcriptional regulator: MQKTEACKISKLAIRDTLDVVGGKWKLVLTSILIDGPRTFNTLAKEAGISPRILSKELQELEMNGLVSRTVCDTKPVTVRYAMTPYSETLKEVLEAMNKWGQNHRLKILKQK
- a CDS encoding DoxX family protein; this translates as MSQKAINITGWVLTIILGLLFAMSASMKLTQNASALQQAGAMGFSPETYLAIGIVEILSLILFIIPRTAIIGALLLVAYMGGAIATHVQHQLPAAMPVAIEALLWITIAIRFPRVRQQLLLQSK